From a single Phragmites australis chromosome 7, lpPhrAust1.1, whole genome shotgun sequence genomic region:
- the LOC133923775 gene encoding uncharacterized protein LOC133923775 has protein sequence MAVNPLDLWNHWATQILVLLSLALQVVLLLLAGIRRGEASTVPKLLLWLAYQLADSTAIYTIGHLSISATADRHQLVAFWAPFLLLHLGGPDNITAYSLQDNELWLRHLLTLVVQVLGTAYVLYKHIAGNGSLVVLASILMFAVGVVKYGERTWALRRGNMDSIRGSLKKQPPSKHTHFHPQDQGLDKEEFQLRRAHTLFHICKRAIVDSSVNIDSDDHDTSEKLGRQRARYMWLLMEMELSLMYDILYTKAAVIHPVYQ, from the coding sequence ATGGCTGTGAATCCGCTAGACCTCTGGAACCATTGGGCGACCCAGATTCTGGTGCTTTTGAGCCTCGCGCTTCAggttgtcctcctcctcctcgcgggGATCCGAAGGGGTGAAGCTTCCACCGTGCCGAAGCTCCTCCTCTGGCTTGCCTACCAACTGGCCGACTCGACCGCGATATATACCATCGGGCACCTGTCCATCAGCGCCACGGCAGATAGGCACCAACTCGTGGCATTCTGGGcacccttcctcctcctgcacCTCGGTGGCCCGGACAACATCACGGCGTATTCGCTCCAGGACAACGAGCTGTGGCTGCGCCACCTCCTGACTCTCGTCGTGCAGGTCCTCGGAACTGCTTATGTGCTCTACAAGCACATCGCCGGCAATGGCTCCTTGGTTGTGCTGGCCTCCATCTTGATGTTCGCAGTCGGTGTTGTAAAGTATGGCGAGAGGACATGGGCGCTCAGGCGTGGCAACATGGATAGCATCCGGGGCTCTCTCAAGAAGCAACCACCCTCCAAACATACTCACTTTCACCCACAGGATCAGGGGTTAGACAAAGAAGAATTCCAGTTGCGGAGAGCTCACACGTTATTCCACATCTGCAAGCGTGCCATTGTTGATTCTTCGGTCAACATTGACTCAGATGACCATGATACCTCCGAGAAGCTTGGGAGGCAACGGGCTAGGTATATGTGGTTGTTGATGGAGATGGAGCTCTCCCTCATGTATGACATCCTGTATACCAAAGCGGCAGTCATTCATCCTGTATACCAGTAG